CAGGTCCAGGAAGACAGCAGCGGTGGCGGGGGCCGTCGTCGCCGGGGTGCTCGCGTTCCCCGGGCCGCAGGCGGCGGCCGGGGACGGTGAGCTGTGGGGTGCCGCGACCATCGCACCGGGCCGGGAGGGCCTCCTCGAAGTCGCCGGCTCGCAAGGGGCGGTGCCGGGCGGCACGCTGACGCTGACGGCGCCCCGGGGCACCCGTGTGACGGCCACGCCGCTCGACGCGCCCGGCTACCTCGGCCGGGTCGCCGCCGACGGCCGCAGCGGGACGTACACCGTCACCGGAGACGCGGCCGGGCAGTCGTGGCAGGGCCGTACGTTCCCCTTCGTGCTGGCGGTCCCCGCGGACGCCGTGCCCGGCACGCGGCTGCGC
This region of Streptomyces caelestis genomic DNA includes:
- a CDS encoding carboxypeptidase regulatory-like domain-containing protein produces the protein MNRSRKTAAVAGAVVAGVLAFPGPQAAAGDGELWGAATIAPGREGLLEVAGSQGAVPGGTLTLTAPRGTRVTATPLDAPGYLGRVAADGRSGTYTVTGDAAGQSWQGRTFPFVLAVPADAVPGTRLRDCVLRISDAHGVRRAGGRCSVTVGLAGPTLTRPLSGVPLDVRPQIAGTAHPGARVTVRDKDDREACATIAAPDGTWTCIPVPALPAGANRLQAVATLNGVSAMSEQIDISVADGAGQ